In Actinomycetota bacterium, the following proteins share a genomic window:
- a CDS encoding serine hydrolase domain-containing protein, which produces MQPLEDAIDSVVRDAGFSGVVRVDRAGATEFVRAYGFADRAHAIDNTVDTGFAIASGTKGFTALTIMSLIEEGSLALDTTARSLLGDDLPLIDDAVTVEHLLAHRSGIGDYFDESTVNVTDYVMPVSVHELAMTEQFLVVLDGHETVSAPNERFAYNNGGYVVLALIAERASRVPFHELVRRRVCEPAGMTDTGFLRSDELPSDAALGYLTADGPRTNIFHLPVLGTGDGGIYSTAADLSAFWAALFAGRIVSSDRVAEMVRPRSDWPEESRRYGLGFHLHESTDVVWLEGYDAGVSFCSTHDPTRSITHTVIANWTDGAWPVLIRLDELLGT; this is translated from the coding sequence ATGCAACCGCTCGAGGACGCGATCGACTCGGTTGTCCGGGATGCCGGGTTCTCCGGCGTCGTACGTGTGGACCGGGCGGGCGCCACCGAGTTCGTGAGGGCGTACGGGTTCGCAGATCGAGCTCACGCGATCGACAACACGGTTGACACTGGGTTCGCGATCGCGAGCGGCACGAAGGGTTTCACGGCGCTGACGATTATGAGCCTGATCGAGGAGGGTTCACTCGCGCTCGACACGACGGCACGTTCGCTGCTCGGCGACGACCTCCCGCTGATCGACGATGCCGTGACCGTGGAACACCTGCTCGCGCATCGCTCCGGCATCGGCGACTACTTCGACGAGAGCACCGTGAACGTCACGGACTACGTGATGCCGGTCTCGGTACATGAACTCGCCATGACCGAGCAGTTCCTCGTGGTCCTCGACGGGCACGAGACCGTGTCCGCGCCGAACGAGCGGTTCGCCTACAACAACGGTGGGTACGTGGTGCTCGCGCTGATCGCCGAACGTGCGAGCCGGGTGCCGTTCCACGAGCTCGTGCGGCGTCGGGTCTGCGAGCCGGCCGGGATGACCGACACGGGGTTCTTGCGATCCGACGAGCTTCCGAGCGACGCCGCGCTCGGGTACCTGACGGCCGACGGACCGAGGACGAACATCTTCCACCTGCCCGTGCTCGGTACCGGCGACGGCGGCATCTACTCGACCGCGGCCGATCTCAGCGCCTTCTGGGCTGCGTTGTTCGCCGGGCGGATCGTCTCGAGCGACCGCGTGGCCGAGATGGTGCGCCCTCGGAGCGATTGGCCGGAGGAGTCGAGGCGTTACGGACTCGGCTTCCACCTGCACGAGTCGACCGACGTCGTGTGGCTCGAGGGATACGACGCCGGCGTGTCGTTCTGCAGCACGCACGACCCGACCCGGTCGATCACCCACACGGTCATCGCGAACTGGACCGACGGAGCGTGGCCGGTATTGATACGCCTCGACGAGCTCCTCGGCACGTGA
- a CDS encoding GNAT family N-acetyltransferase has translation MLVRDAGPEDLPWIRALLDERWGGQEQVVDGESYRPAELPGFIATIDDERVGYAALRVVGDIAEIGVIDGIRPREGIGTALVDALEGAARSRGCARCRAVTTNENRVAQAFYASLGFELVGVREGAVTRSRRIKPAIPLEGDDGTPITDELVYERSLRRSRRG, from the coding sequence ATGCTGGTGCGTGACGCCGGTCCGGAGGACCTGCCGTGGATCCGTGCCCTGCTCGATGAGCGATGGGGCGGTCAAGAACAGGTCGTGGACGGCGAATCGTACCGTCCGGCGGAACTCCCCGGGTTCATCGCGACGATCGACGACGAGCGCGTCGGCTACGCAGCGCTCCGGGTGGTCGGCGACATCGCGGAGATCGGGGTGATCGACGGGATCCGGCCGAGGGAAGGCATCGGGACGGCGCTCGTCGATGCCCTCGAAGGAGCGGCACGCTCGCGCGGATGCGCACGGTGTCGCGCCGTGACGACGAACGAGAACCGCGTGGCGCAGGCGTTCTACGCGTCGCTCGGCTTCGAGCTCGTCGGCGTACGCGAGGGCGCGGTGACGAGGAGCCGACGGATCAAGCCGGCGATCCCGCTCGAGGGCGACGACGGGACGCCGATCACCGACGAGCTCGTCTACGAGCGTTCGCTCCGACGGTCTCGTCGCGGTTGA
- a CDS encoding dihydrofolate reductase family protein translates to MGITQFYTATSIDGFIADEANSLEWLFQVPAGDDDVGHETRFAAFFERVGAMVMGSTTYEWVLANDQLLEQPEKWRGYYGATPCWVFTTRELPAIDGADLRFVQGDVGPIHADMVEAAGGGNVWIVGGGDLAGQFADADLLDEIQLSIAPVTLGGGAPLLPRRLLASDLSLVSLERQGQFVSATYRVTRAEGQESGQLTP, encoded by the coding sequence ATGGGCATCACGCAGTTCTACACGGCCACGAGCATCGACGGGTTCATCGCCGACGAGGCGAACTCCCTCGAGTGGCTCTTCCAGGTGCCGGCGGGCGACGACGATGTGGGCCACGAGACGCGGTTCGCAGCGTTCTTCGAGCGGGTCGGCGCGATGGTGATGGGCTCGACGACCTACGAGTGGGTGTTGGCGAACGATCAGCTGCTCGAACAGCCCGAGAAGTGGCGCGGCTACTACGGCGCGACGCCCTGCTGGGTGTTCACGACCCGCGAGCTGCCTGCGATCGACGGGGCCGACCTGCGGTTCGTGCAGGGCGACGTAGGCCCGATCCACGCCGACATGGTCGAGGCCGCCGGCGGCGGAAACGTCTGGATCGTCGGCGGGGGCGACCTGGCCGGCCAGTTCGCCGACGCGGACCTGCTCGACGAGATCCAGCTCAGCATCGCGCCGGTCACGCTCGGTGGGGGCGCCCCGCTGCTGCCCAGGCGCCTGCTTGCCTCGGACCTCTCGCTCGTTAGCCTCGAGCGTCAGGGGCAGTTCGTGTCTGCCACGTACCGCGTCACCCGAGCCGAGGGCCAGGAGTCGGGCCAGCTCACCCCTTGA
- a CDS encoding dihydrofolate reductase family protein — protein MTRRLISHMFTSLDGFIADRDGGLDWVPMDDELMRFANTYFGSMDGIVFGRTVYEAFVTYWDRLDEVDPAATEPTREFAGIFARMERIVVSTTLDESGSGRTTVIADDLAGALVRLKNRPGSDLLLICGPALRSRLAELGVIDHYRTLVAPVALGEGIPLFAPTREPVSLRLAESTMFSGGVVMLDHEPA, from the coding sequence GTGACGCGAAGGTTGATCTCGCACATGTTCACGTCGCTCGACGGGTTCATCGCCGACCGCGACGGAGGGCTGGACTGGGTGCCCATGGACGACGAGTTGATGCGCTTCGCCAACACCTACTTCGGATCGATGGACGGCATCGTCTTCGGTCGCACCGTGTACGAGGCGTTCGTGACGTACTGGGACCGGCTCGACGAGGTCGATCCGGCCGCGACCGAGCCGACGCGCGAGTTCGCCGGGATCTTCGCGCGCATGGAGCGCATCGTCGTCTCGACGACGCTCGATGAGAGCGGGTCCGGGCGCACGACCGTGATCGCCGACGACCTCGCCGGGGCGCTCGTCCGACTGAAGAACAGGCCCGGCAGCGATCTGCTCCTGATCTGCGGGCCCGCACTGCGCTCGCGTCTGGCGGAACTCGGCGTGATCGACCACTACCGCACACTCGTCGCGCCGGTGGCGCTCGGCGAGGGCATCCCGCTCTTCGCCCCGACGAGGGAACCCGTCTCGCTTCGTCTGGCCGAATCGACGATGTTCTCGGGCGGTGTGGTCATGCTCGATCACGAGCCCGCCTGA
- a CDS encoding head GIN domain-containing protein, with protein sequence MRKKGSGAVTSAPIEVTPFSAIEASDHFTARVVIGSPESATLRVDDNLLDAVDVGVHEGTLRVGLRFGTAVTHATLEVDVIVPTLDRVTASGASQVRVEGRDEAERVELTLSGSSELTADLEVGRGHLELSGTSTATLSGAAGTLEVTVSGASHLYADELSVGDLTIDASGASTADVTVSGRLSAGASGASTVRYAGTPTVERSTVSGASSIRPI encoded by the coding sequence ATGAGGAAGAAGGGATCCGGCGCCGTCACGTCGGCACCGATCGAGGTCACGCCGTTCAGCGCGATCGAGGCCTCGGACCACTTCACCGCACGGGTCGTGATCGGGTCGCCCGAGTCGGCGACGCTGCGCGTCGACGACAACCTGCTCGATGCCGTCGATGTGGGCGTGCACGAGGGCACACTGCGCGTCGGGCTGCGGTTCGGCACCGCAGTGACCCACGCGACGCTCGAGGTCGACGTCATCGTACCGACCCTCGATCGCGTGACGGCGTCCGGCGCCTCACAGGTCCGTGTGGAGGGCCGGGACGAGGCCGAGCGCGTCGAGCTCACGCTGTCCGGCTCGAGCGAGCTCACCGCCGATCTGGAGGTCGGACGAGGGCACCTCGAGCTCTCGGGAACGTCGACGGCGACGCTCTCGGGAGCCGCCGGCACGCTCGAGGTCACCGTGAGCGGTGCGAGCCACCTGTACGCCGACGAACTCTCGGTCGGGGACCTCACGATCGACGCGTCGGGAGCCTCCACCGCCGACGTGACGGTCTCCGGCCGGCTGTCCGCTGGGGCGTCAGGCGCATCGACGGTGCGATACGCGGGCACTCCGACCGTGGAACGGTCCACGGTGTCGGGCGCGTCGAGCATCCGGCCGATCTGA
- a CDS encoding VOC family protein, producing MRKVVHFEIPVDDVERAKSFYGSVFDWDLNTMPVGEGEYTIATTTPVDDSMMPTERGAINGGLMERSDHTPSPVITIEVDDIEQSLKEVEAEGGSTVTPRTAIPGMGAFGYFKDPEGNVMGLWETSA from the coding sequence ATGCGCAAGGTCGTGCACTTCGAGATCCCGGTCGATGACGTCGAGCGCGCGAAATCGTTCTACGGGTCGGTCTTCGACTGGGACCTGAACACGATGCCGGTCGGAGAGGGTGAGTACACGATCGCGACGACCACCCCTGTCGACGACTCGATGATGCCGACCGAACGAGGGGCGATCAACGGCGGCTTGATGGAGCGTTCGGACCACACCCCGTCGCCGGTCATCACGATCGAGGTCGACGACATCGAGCAGTCGTTGAAGGAGGTCGAGGCGGAGGGCGGCAGCACGGTGACACCGAGGACCGCGATCCCCGGGATGGGCGCGTTCGGCTACTTCAAGGACCCGGAGGGCAACGTCATGGGTCTGTGGGAAACGAGCGCCTGA
- a CDS encoding dihydrofolate reductase family protein codes for MAALTYLTIMSLDGYVADEHGNFDWGVPDEEVHGFINDLERSVGTYLYGRRMYEVMTAWETMDLAGQPPSIREFAAIWRAAGKVVYSTTLDDISTAHTHIERAFDPDGVRRMKASAERDLSVGGPELAAQALTAGLVDECHLFLAPVVVGGGTRSLPDGVHLGLELLDERRFGNDMVYLRYRVTGTR; via the coding sequence ATGGCCGCGCTGACCTACCTGACGATCATGTCGCTCGACGGCTACGTCGCCGACGAGCACGGCAACTTCGACTGGGGTGTGCCCGACGAGGAGGTGCACGGGTTCATCAACGACCTCGAGCGGTCGGTCGGCACCTACCTCTACGGGCGACGCATGTACGAGGTGATGACCGCCTGGGAGACGATGGATCTCGCTGGGCAGCCGCCGTCCATCCGTGAGTTCGCGGCGATCTGGCGGGCCGCCGGCAAGGTCGTGTACTCGACGACCCTCGACGACATCTCCACCGCCCACACGCACATCGAGCGAGCCTTCGACCCCGACGGTGTTCGGCGGATGAAGGCATCGGCCGAGCGTGACCTCTCGGTGGGCGGTCCGGAGCTCGCCGCCCAGGCGTTGACGGCCGGATTGGTCGACGAGTGTCACCTCTTCCTCGCACCCGTCGTCGTGGGAGGCGGCACGCGATCGCTCCCCGACGGCGTGCACCTGGGTCTCGAGCTGCTGGACGAACGCCGGTTCGGCAACGACATGGTCTACCTGCGCTACCGCGTGACCGGCACGAGGTGA
- a CDS encoding maleylpyruvate isomerase N-terminal domain-containing protein, translating to MSQDRSYIEENARELERMRSLVDDLSEDELRRPVNEYWTVAGVLGHIAFWDARMLALCDKLDRGVPFAASDTDPEDVDWINDASRALIHAVPPGELARLALQIAEDTDARVATLPLDRLWPQDPDSPLYAVRASHRGEHLDDVEAALGRS from the coding sequence ATGTCCCAGGACCGCTCATACATCGAAGAGAACGCGCGCGAGCTCGAGCGCATGCGCTCGCTCGTCGACGACCTGAGTGAGGACGAGCTGCGACGGCCGGTCAACGAGTACTGGACCGTCGCCGGCGTGCTCGGCCACATCGCGTTCTGGGACGCCCGGATGCTCGCGCTCTGCGACAAGCTCGACCGCGGCGTGCCGTTCGCGGCCTCCGACACCGACCCGGAGGACGTCGACTGGATCAACGATGCCTCCCGGGCGCTGATCCACGCGGTGCCGCCGGGTGAGCTGGCGCGGCTGGCGCTGCAGATCGCCGAGGACACCGACGCGCGGGTGGCGACGCTTCCGCTCGACCGGCTCTGGCCGCAGGACCCCGACAGTCCGCTCTACGCCGTGCGCGCGTCGCACCGCGGCGAGCACCTCGACGACGTCGAGGCGGCGCTCGGCCGTTCCTGA
- a CDS encoding DUF1059 domain-containing protein, protein MSVKEVTCMCGWQCRGTDDEVVAQVQAHGREAHGTESTREEILAIAVEVT, encoded by the coding sequence ATGAGCGTGAAGGAAGTCACGTGCATGTGCGGATGGCAGTGCCGGGGCACCGACGACGAGGTCGTAGCGCAGGTGCAGGCCCACGGGCGTGAGGCCCACGGCACCGAGTCGACCAGGGAGGAGATCCTGGCCATCGCCGTGGAGGTCACGTAG
- a CDS encoding SCO4226 family nickel-binding protein: MPEFMDVHRGMEGITPEGLAEAHRADLAIQEDEAVDFKHAWADPQTGLVWCLSEAPSKEAVMKIHERAGHPTDEVYPVPVQA, translated from the coding sequence ATGCCGGAGTTCATGGACGTCCATCGGGGTATGGAGGGCATCACGCCCGAGGGACTGGCGGAAGCCCACAGGGCGGATCTCGCGATCCAGGAAGACGAAGCGGTGGACTTCAAGCACGCGTGGGCCGATCCCCAGACCGGTCTCGTGTGGTGCCTCTCCGAGGCGCCCAGCAAGGAAGCGGTGATGAAGATCCACGAGCGGGCCGGTCACCCGACCGACGAGGTGTACCCCGTTCCGGTCCAGGCTTAG
- a CDS encoding phosphatase PAP2 family protein, whose translation MSRSEGSRRPIAGSAKAQAAIVVSGCFVLLLTGLLARGGVSEAERVVFQAVNELPESLHPFIWPLMQYGTFITIPVLAVVAFCFRRFRLGIALLLAGVGVYLIALLVKATVERQRPGSLLDGVEARESFAPESLGYPSGHASVAAALTVVATAYLPRRWAVAAAGVAVVVMFGRMYMGAHLPLDLIGGAALGAIAGGVVNLVISPDRPSKAPLERTAR comes from the coding sequence GTGTCAAGGTCCGAAGGTTCTCGTCGCCCCATCGCGGGTTCCGCCAAGGCCCAAGCCGCGATCGTCGTCTCCGGTTGCTTCGTTCTGCTGCTGACGGGACTGCTCGCGCGGGGCGGCGTGAGCGAGGCCGAACGGGTGGTCTTCCAAGCGGTGAACGAGTTGCCCGAGAGCCTCCACCCGTTCATCTGGCCGTTGATGCAGTACGGCACGTTCATCACGATCCCGGTGTTGGCGGTGGTGGCGTTCTGCTTCCGACGCTTCCGTCTGGGGATCGCGCTCTTGCTCGCCGGCGTCGGTGTGTACCTGATCGCTTTGCTCGTGAAGGCCACCGTCGAGCGGCAGCGCCCGGGCAGCCTGCTGGACGGGGTCGAGGCCCGCGAGTCGTTCGCTCCCGAGAGCCTGGGCTACCCCTCGGGCCATGCGTCGGTGGCGGCGGCGCTCACCGTGGTGGCTACGGCCTACCTCCCTCGGCGATGGGCGGTGGCGGCGGCGGGAGTGGCCGTCGTCGTGATGTTCGGCCGGATGTACATGGGCGCCCACCTGCCCCTGGACCTGATCGGCGGTGCGGCTCTGGGCGCGATCGCCGGCGGTGTCGTCAACCTCGTGATCTCGCCCGACCGGCCGTCGAAGGCCCCGCTCGAGCGAACAGCAAGGTGA
- a CDS encoding Rho termination factor has product MASRKQVSAAKRNIGKATAAAKRKRTISKLPKSVRRDLGRNAAAARGRGGEPGHRLEDRTRAQLYERAKERNIEGRSKMGKRELIDALRS; this is encoded by the coding sequence ATGGCGAGTAGGAAGCAGGTCAGCGCAGCGAAGCGGAACATCGGGAAGGCCACTGCTGCGGCGAAGCGCAAGCGGACGATCTCCAAGCTCCCGAAGTCGGTGCGCAGGGACCTCGGTCGCAATGCGGCCGCCGCGCGTGGACGTGGCGGCGAGCCCGGGCACCGTCTCGAGGACCGGACCCGCGCCCAACTCTACGAACGAGCCAAGGAACGGAACATCGAGGGTCGTTCGAAGATGGGGAAGCGCGAGCTGATCGACGCCCTCCGCTCCTGA
- a CDS encoding VOC family protein, whose translation MNLNSILIGSEDPKRLAEYYTKLFGDPGWDDGGYTGWQIGAGWMTVGPHDQVHGSNAEPGRMIWNIETPDVKAEFDRFVAAGATVVAEPYTAGGEDMEGSICTFADPDGNFFQLMSPMG comes from the coding sequence ATGAACCTGAACAGCATCCTGATCGGGTCGGAGGATCCGAAGCGCCTCGCGGAGTACTACACGAAGCTCTTCGGCGACCCGGGCTGGGACGACGGCGGGTACACAGGTTGGCAGATCGGCGCGGGCTGGATGACGGTCGGGCCGCACGACCAGGTGCACGGCTCGAACGCCGAACCGGGCCGGATGATCTGGAACATCGAGACTCCCGACGTGAAGGCCGAGTTCGATCGGTTCGTCGCCGCCGGGGCGACGGTGGTGGCAGAGCCGTACACCGCCGGCGGCGAGGACATGGAGGGCTCGATCTGCACGTTCGCGGACCCCGATGGCAACTTCTTCCAGCTGATGAGCCCGATGGGCTGA
- a CDS encoding NUDIX domain-containing protein, with protein sequence MPKRSAGLLLYRRQGGAVEVLLVHPGGPYWAKKDEGAWSVPKGEYDEGDDPFEHALREFGEELGTDPPDTSGATFLGELRQPGGKQVSAWALEGDLDVAGVASNTFTMEWPPRSGRTAEFPEVDRAEWFDPDTARRKLLRGQVTFVDRLMTDVERE encoded by the coding sequence ATGCCGAAACGCAGCGCTGGGTTGCTCTTGTATCGCCGCCAAGGCGGTGCCGTCGAGGTCCTGCTCGTGCACCCCGGCGGCCCGTACTGGGCGAAGAAGGACGAGGGCGCCTGGTCGGTTCCCAAGGGCGAGTACGACGAGGGCGACGATCCGTTCGAGCACGCGCTCCGCGAGTTCGGCGAGGAGCTCGGGACCGATCCGCCCGATACGAGCGGGGCGACCTTCCTCGGCGAGCTGCGCCAGCCCGGCGGGAAGCAGGTGAGCGCCTGGGCGCTCGAGGGTGACCTCGACGTCGCCGGCGTCGCGAGCAACACCTTCACGATGGAGTGGCCGCCCCGCTCGGGCCGGACCGCCGAGTTCCCCGAGGTCGACCGGGCGGAGTGGTTCGACCCGGACACCGCTCGGCGCAAGCTGCTCCGAGGTCAGGTCACGTTCGTCGACCGGCTGATGACGGACGTCGAGCGCGAGTAG
- a CDS encoding YccF domain-containing protein encodes MIGNILWFVLAGIWLAIGYSIAGLVLCITIIGIPFGVQSFKLSLLALWPFGQTVMPSDAPQMFA; translated from the coding sequence ATGATCGGGAACATCCTGTGGTTCGTGCTCGCAGGCATCTGGCTCGCGATCGGCTACTCGATCGCCGGACTCGTGCTGTGCATCACGATCATCGGCATCCCGTTCGGCGTGCAGTCGTTCAAGCTGAGCCTGCTCGCCCTCTGGCCGTTCGGGCAGACCGTCATGCCGAGCGACGCCCCTCAGATGTTCGCCTGA
- a CDS encoding class I SAM-dependent methyltransferase — protein MRNATSSDDRDDANRRRRRQYAEEAATYDRDADRSERWLLGTDHRPWACSRTTGRTLEVAIGTGLNLPHYPPGVRVTGIDLTPEMLAVARRRSADLGRSVDLTEGDAQALPFADSTFDTVICTYAMCSVPDERATVLEMQRVLKPGGRLILLDHIRSSVAPLYWLQRLMELAPSRNRDELTRRPREHVEAAGFTIEESDRLRAGVVERLVARKR, from the coding sequence ATGAGGAACGCGACTTCGTCGGACGACCGTGACGATGCCAACCGACGTCGACGCCGTCAGTATGCCGAGGAGGCGGCGACCTACGATCGCGACGCCGACCGAAGCGAGCGCTGGCTGCTCGGGACCGATCATCGTCCATGGGCATGCTCACGGACGACTGGCCGCACCCTCGAGGTCGCGATCGGCACCGGCCTGAACCTGCCCCATTACCCGCCCGGCGTGCGCGTCACCGGCATCGATCTCACGCCGGAGATGCTCGCGGTCGCCCGGCGCCGGTCGGCCGATCTCGGTCGGTCGGTCGACCTCACCGAGGGAGATGCGCAGGCACTCCCGTTCGCCGATTCCACGTTCGACACGGTGATCTGCACGTACGCGATGTGCAGCGTGCCCGACGAACGCGCGACGGTGCTGGAGATGCAGCGGGTGCTCAAGCCGGGAGGCCGGCTAATCCTCCTCGATCACATCCGGAGCAGCGTGGCGCCCCTGTACTGGCTGCAGCGCCTGATGGAGTTGGCGCCGTCTCGGAACCGGGACGAGCTCACCCGTCGCCCGCGTGAGCACGTCGAAGCCGCAGGCTTCACGATCGAGGAGAGCGACCGTCTCCGCGCGGGCGTGGTCGAACGGCTCGTCGCTCGCAAGCGGTGA